In Cyprinus carpio isolate SPL01 chromosome A1, ASM1834038v1, whole genome shotgun sequence, the following proteins share a genomic window:
- the LOC109071376 gene encoding programmed cell death protein 4-like — translation MATEIEAWTTGPQNDGVFSFEQKQDEDDSEDLNELEVNGNWTPQEKALHEARLKAKAKRRLRKSSSRDSTRESLSDSVSGEPSTDPHSPKAKAAVNDRKSRTGKGRGLPKKGGAGGKGVWGAAGMVYEVEELDADDPNYDESAQGDTVYATVVPELDERELEKTIHPIVQEYFEHGDTKEVQMLLKELNLGHHKFEFSSRAVSLSLEGKASHRELTSRLLSDLSGKVLSESDMSRAFDKMLKELPDLILDTPEAPQMLGQFIARAIADHAIPMSFLDCYKGKVDCDHARAALDRASVLLSMKREIMRLDNVWGVGGGQRPVKHLIKEMNLLLKEYLVSGELSEAEHCLRDLEVPHFHHELVYEAVVMVLESTGDTALQMMVKLLKVFWQTGLITLDQMNRGFQRVYDELPEISLDVPHAHSIMETFVDLCFQEQVITKQLRDSCPTRGRKRFVSEGDGGLVKS, via the exons ATGGCGACTGAGATTGAAGCATGGACCACTGGCCCTCAAAACGATG GTGTGTTCTCGTTCGAGCAGAAGCAGGACGAGGACGACAGCGAGGATCTGAATGAGCTGGAGGTCAACGGGAACTGGACCCCTCAGGAAAAGGCCCTGCACGAGGCCCGGTTGAAAGCGAAGGCTAAGCGGCGCCTGCGTAAGTCATCGTCCCGTGATTCCACCCGAGAATCGCTCTCGGACTCGGTGTCAGGAGAGCCGTCTACCGATCCACACAGCCCTAAGGCCAAAGCTGCTGTAAATGACCGAAAGTCACGGACCGGAAAAGGCAGAGGACTGCCCAAAAAAG GTGGAGCGGGAGGTAAAGGTGTGTGGGGGGCAGCGGGGATGGTGTACGAGGTGGAGGAGCTCGACGCTGATGACCCTAACTATGATGAATCTGCACAA GGAGACACGGTGTATGCCACAGTAGTGCCAGAGCTGGACGAGAGGGAGCTCGAGAAGACCATCCACCCCATTGTGCAGGAGTACTTTGAGCACGGAGACACTAAAGAGGTGCAG ATGCTGCTCAAAGAGCTGAACCTGGGCCATCACAAGTTTGAGTTCTCGTCTCGggctgtgtctctgtctctggaAGGCAAGGCCAGCCACAGGGAGCTCACGTCCCGTCTGCTCTCGGACCTGTCTGGAAAGGTGCTCTCGGAGAGCGACATGTCTCGTGCATTCGACAAAATGCTCAAAGAGCTGCCCGACCTGATCCTGGACACACCGGAGGCTCCACAG ATGCTCGGTCAGTTCATTGCACGAGCCATTGCTGACCACGCCATACCCATGAGCTTCCTCGACTGCTACAAAGGCAAAGTAGACTGTGATCATGCCAG AGCTGCGCTGGACCGAGCATCAGTTCTGCTCTCCATGAAGAGAGAGATCATGCGGCTTGATAATGTGTGGGGAGTTGGTGGAGGCCAGAGGCCTGTCAAACATCTCATCAAAGAG ATGAACCTGCTGCTGAAGGAGTACCTGGTGTCAGGTGAGCTCTCCGAGGCGGAGCACTGTCTGCGAGATCTAGAAGTGCCACACTTCCATCACGAGCTGGTCTACGAG GCTGTGGTCATGGTGCTGGAGTCCACGGGGGACACAGCGTTACAGATGATGGTCAAACTGCTCAAGGTCTTCTGGCAGACTGGCCTCATCACTCTGGACCAGATGAACAGG GGCTTCCAGCGTGTTTACGACGAGCTGCCGGAGATCAGTCTGGATGTGCCTCATGCACACTCCATCATGGAAACCTTTGTGGACCTCTGTTTCCAGGAGCAGGTCATCACGAAGCAGCTGAGAGACTCCTGTCCAACCAG GGGGCGCAAGCGCTTTGTGAGTGAAGGCGACGGAGGGCTCGTGAAGAGCTAG
- the LOC109071378 gene encoding max dimerization protein 4: protein MELNSLLLLLEAAEYLERRDREAEHGYASVLPFDSDFSGKKTKSSSISRKPHNNRSSHNELEKHRRAKLRLYLEQLKQLVPLGPDSTRHTTLSLLKRAKMHIKKLEEQDRKALNMKEQLQREHRYLKRRLEQLSVQGLERIRTDSMGSTIYTDSEQEVDVDIEGMEFTAGEGDSVHSVSDGEDHYSLQSSSSDGGHRSHSCRLQAHIC from the exons ATGGAACTtaattctcttcttcttctccttgaGGCAGCAGAGTATTTGGAAAGAAGAGACAGAG AAGCTGAACACGGCTACGCGTCTGTTTTGCCCTTCGATAGCGACTTTTCCGGAAAGAAAACGAAATCCTCTTCCATTTCGAGAAAACCCCACAACAATAG GTCATCACACAATGAGCTGGAAAAACACAG ACGTGCCAAACTGCGATTGTACCTGGAGCAGCTGAAACAGCTTGTGCCTTTGGGTCCTGATAGCACCCGTCACACCACACTGAGCCTGCTCAAACGCGCCAAAATGCACATCAAG AAGCTGGAGGAACAGGACAGGAAGGCTCTAAACATGAAGGAGCAACTGCAGAGAGAACACCGCTACCTCAAACGGCGCCTGGAGCAGCTCTCTGTACAGGGCTTAGAGCGCATTCGCACTGACAGCATGGGCTCCACCATCTACACTGACTCTGAGCAAG AAGTGGACGTTGACATAGAGGGGATGGAGTTCACAGCAGGTGAGGGTGATAGTGTGCACAGTGTTAGCGATGGTGAAGACCACTACAGCCTGCAGAGCAGCTCCAGCGACGGAGGACACCGTTCACATTCCTGCAGATTACAGGCTCACATCTGCTAG
- the LOC109071375 gene encoding E3 ubiquitin-protein ligase Topors-like isoform X1: MASPQMKERPSGVVLNTISKGASPESKCPICLDHFKNISYLDVCLHKFCFCCIREWSKNKAECPLCKQPFNSIYHTIKSEDNYQRFDLRPTENGSFGNMAGQRFRYRTTLTGERRPAARRTSPPPDHGVLFEGLRGSLPQRHNRELHGMLRRLAEERQRRVREGRSLRSLHEQQTVKFRRALYRRGVRVQNVEDGGRSRDTSAEFFRRNPACLHRLVPWVRRELTVLYGTHGSLANIVQHIIMTLITRHNLDEQAVLHELRPFLLTHTEHFLHEFLSFARSPFNMEAYDQRAVYDLPRLSGESRLSETSVIAISEDESDSLVSGSQDYAPPSVTLSQAPWDDETPGPSYSSEPSQVLPFHVRDSDSDSSVGEAVVSVAAVPHQDRLDNPGTVAVEEEHSSGSDEDCVIIGFVKPVSERTPELVLLSSDSEHSEENVELQSPLLTSESDLSPADAQRRPTRCSRSPENTSTRSRKDKCGERHHERELSGSREGSSRSSRTHSSSHGRKHPLSKESNRKRRREKKSSHHTSSCWHSYSHYSQRDSSRRCYTETCSSYTSYYRSVHRSRSQSHGRRRSRDRQDRRRSRSNSRIKSSSYNHHDRRHSRNNSRIKSSNHQDRSRSRSNSRINSSNRQDRSRSRSNSRINSSNRQDRNRSSSNSRINSSNRQDRSRSSSQSRINSSNRQDRSHSRSNSRINSSNCQDRSHSRSNSRINSSNRQDRSHSRSNSRINSSNRQDRSHSRSNSRINSSNRQDRSRSSSQSRINSSNRQDRSRSSSQSRINSSNRQDRSHSRSNSRINSSNRQDRSCSSSQSRINSSNRQDRSRSRSNSRIKSSNHQDRSRSSSNSRINSSNRQDRSRSRSNSRINSSNCQDRSHSRSNSRINSSNRQDRSHSRSNSRINSSNHQDRSRSRSNSRINSSNRQDRSHSRSNSRINSSNHQDRSRSSSQSRINSSNRQDRSHSRSNSRINSSNRQDRSHSRSNSRINSSNRQDRSHSMSNSRINSSSHQTSHHDDPGRKKKYKTKHREESSRKSSSQLFTDSVDDGAKKKKKKHKKFKRKSRSPSIDERSEGHGRKHHKKKKKHKRKSRRHSNEERVGKNSPVLITIPSDSDNTDPSEPSARDISAADSTVTITNSATETQPLDVEQESAAGAECSSAGDAGNRPQTD; encoded by the coding sequence ATGGCATCACCGCAGATGAAGGAGCGTCCATCGGGCGTCGTGTTAAACACTATATCAAAAGGAGCATCTCCAGAATCCAAATGCCCGATATGTCTGGATCACTTCAAAAACATATCGTACCTAGATGTGTGCCTGCATAAGTTCTGCTTCTGCTGCATCCGCGAGTGGTCGAAGAACAAAGCTGAGTGCCCTTTATGCAAGCAgccatttaattcaatttatcaCACCATAAAGTCCGAAGATAACTACCAGAGGTTCGACCTGCGACCAACCGAAAATGGCTCATTTGGCAACATGGCAGGGCAGAGATTCCGTTATCGCACCACGCTCACCGGCGAGCGCAGACCAGCGGCGAGGAGAACGTCGCCCCCTCCTGACCACGGGGTCTTATTCGAGGGCCTGAGAGGATCTCTTCCTCAGCGGCACAATCGAGAACTCCACGGCATGTTAAGGAGGTTGGCagaggagagacagaggagagtgagagagggaaGGTCTCTGCGAAGTCTTCACGAGCAACAAACGGTTAAATTCAGACGGGCCTTGTACAGGAGAGGCGTGCGGGTCCAGAACGTGGAGGACGGTGGCCGTAGCAGGGACACTTCTGCAGAGTTCTTCAGAAGAAATCCTGCATGTCTCCACAGGCTTGTGCCTTGGGTGAGACGAGAGCTGACTGTCCTGTACGGTACTCACGGGTCGCTTGCCAACATAGTGCAGCACATCATCATGACTCTGATCACTCGGCATAACTTGGACGAGCAGGCTGTTCTGCATGAGCTCCGGCCCTTCTTGCTAACCCATACAGAGCACTTCCTGCACGAGTTTCTAAGCTTCGCTCGGTCCCCGTTCAACATGGAGGCGTATGACCAGCGCGCCGTTTACGACTTGCCTCGGCTTTCCGGAGAGAGCAGACTTTCGGAAACCTCTGTGATCGCCATCTCTGAGGACGAGAGCGATTCTTTAGTGTCAGGATCCCAGGATTATGCCCCTCCTAGTGTGACCTTAAGCCAAGCGCCGTGGGATGATGAGACCCCAGGGCCATCCTACTCCTCAGAGCCGTCTCAGGTGTTACCTTTCCATGTGAGGGACTCGGATTCTGATAGTAGCGTAGGGGAGGCAGTAGTGTCTGTCGCCGCTGTGCCACATCAGGACCGTCTGGATAATCCTGGCACTGTTGCTGTAGAAGAGGAGCATTCCTCTGGCAGTGATGAAGACTGTGTGATTATCGGATTTGTTAAGCCAGTGTCAGAAAGGACACCGGAACTGGTCCTGCTTTCCTCTGATTCAGAACATTCCGAGGAGAATGTAGAGCTGCAGAGCCCTCTTTTAACTTCAGAGTCTGATCTGTCTCCCGCAGACGCTCAGAGGAGGCCGACGAGATGCTCTCGCTCGCCTGAGAACACCTCTACTCGCTCAAGAAAAGATAAATGTGGTGAAAGGCATCATGAGAGAGAGCTGTCGGGATCTAGAGAAGGATCCTCACGCAGCAGTAGGACTCACTCCTCCTCTCATGGCCGGAAGCACCCATTGTCTAAAGAGAGCAATCGTAAGCGGAgacgagaaaaaaagtcaagtcaCCACACCTCGTCATGTTGGCATTCATATAGCCATTACAGTCAAAGAGACAGCAGCAGGAGATGTTATACAGAGACATGCTCTTCCTACACCAGCTATTACAGAAGTGTACATCGCTCTCGTTCTCAGTCGCATGGTAGAAGGCGAAGCAGGGACCGTCAGGACAGAAGACGCTCAAGGAGCAATTCTAGAATCAAGTCCAGCTCCTACAACCATCATGACAGAAGACACTCAAGAAACAATTCTAGAATCAAATCTTCCAACCATCAGGACAGAAGTCGTTCGAGGAGTAATTCTAGAATCAACTCTTCCAACCGTCAGGACAGAAGTCGCTCGAGGAGCAATTCTAGAATCAACTCTTCCAACCGTCAGGACAGAAATCGCTCAAGTAGCAATTCTAGAATCAACTCTTCCAACCGTCAGGACAGAAGTCGCTCAAGCAGCCAATCTAGAATAAACTCTTCCAATCGACAGGACAGAAGTCACTCGAGGAGCAATTCTAGAATCAACTCTTCCAATTGTCAGGACAGAAGTCACTCGAGGAGCAATTCTAGAATCAACTCTTCCAACCGTCAGGACAGAAGTCACTCGAGGAGTAATTCTAGAATCAACTCTTCCAACCGTCAGGACAGAAGTCACTCGAGGAGTAATTCTAGAATCAACTCTTCCAACCGTCAGGACAGAAGTCGCTCAAGCAGCCAATCTAGAATCAACTCTTCCAACCGTCAGGACAGAAGTCGCTCAAGCAGCCAATCTAGAATCAACTCTTCCAACCGTCAGGACAGAAGTCACTCGAGGAGCAATTCTAGAATCAACTCTTCCAACCGTCAGGACAGAAGTTGCTCAAGCAGCCAATCTAGAATCAACTCTTCCAACCGTCAGGACAGAAGTCGCTCGAGGAGCAATTCTAGAATCAAATCTTCCAACCATCAGGACAGAAGTCGCTCAAGTAGCAATTCTAGAATCAACTCTTCCAACCGTCAGGACAGAAGTCGCTCGAGGAGCAATTCTAGAATCAACTCTTCCAATTGTCAGGACAGAAGTCACTCGAGGAGCAATTCTAGAATCAACTCTTCCAACCGTCAGGACAGAAGTCACTCAAGGAGCAATTCTAGAATCAACTCTTCCAATCATCAGGACAGAAGTCGCTCGAGGAGCAATTCTAGAATCAACTCTTCCAACCGTCAGGACAGAAGTCACTCAAGGAGCAATTCTAGAATCAACTCTTCCAATCATCAGGACAGAAGTCGCTCAAGCAGCCAATCTAGAATCAACTCTTCCAACCGTCAGGACAGAAGTCACTCGAGGAGTAATTCTAGAATCAACTCTTCCAATCGTCAGGACAGAAGTCACTCGAGGAGTAATTCTAGAATCAACTCTTCCAATCGTCAGGACAGAAGTCACTCGATGAGCAATTCTAGAATCAACTCCAGCTCACATCAGACATCACATCATGATGATCCTGGCaggaaaaagaaatacaaaacaaagcaTCGTGAGGAATCCTCAAGGAAAAGTTCAAGTCAATTGTTCACCGATTCTGTTGATGAtggtgcaaaaaagaaaaaaaagaagcacaaaaaGTTCAAGAGGAAAAGTAGGAGTCCAAGCATAGATGAAAGATCTGAGGGTCACGGTCGGAAACatcacaagaagaagaagaaacacaagAGGAAGAGCAGGAGACATAGTAATGAGGAGAGGGTGGGGAAAAACAGCCCAGTTCTCATTACAATTCCTAGTGACAGTGACAATACTGACCCCAGTGAACCCTCAGCCAGGGATATCAGTGCAGCTGACTCCACCGTCACAATAACAAACAGTGCCACAGAAACTCAGCCGCTAGACGTGGAGCAAGAGTCAGCTGCTGGAGCTGAATGTAGTTCTGCGGGTGATGCAGGGAATCGTCCCCAGACAGATTAA
- the LOC109071375 gene encoding E3 ubiquitin-protein ligase Topors-like isoform X2, with protein sequence MASPQMKERPSGVVLNTISKGASPESKCPICLDHFKNISYLDVCLHKFCFCCIREWSKNKAECPLCKQPFNSIYHTIKSEDNYQRFDLRPTENGSFGNMAGQRFRYRTTLTGERRPAARRTSPPPDHGVLFEGLRGSLPQRHNRELHGMLRRLAEERQRRVREGRSLRSLHEQQTVKFRRALYRRGVRVQNVEDGGRSRDTSAEFFRRNPACLHRLVPWVRRELTVLYGTHGSLANIVQHIIMTLITRHNLDEQAVLHELRPFLLTHTEHFLHEFLSFARSPFNMEAYDQRAVYDLPRLSGESRLSETSVIAISEDESDSLVSGSQDYAPPSVTLSQAPWDDETPGPSYSSEPSQVLPFHVRDSDSDSSVGEAVVSVAAVPHQDRLDNPGTVAVEEEHSSGSDEDCVIIGFVKPVSERTPELVLLSSDSEHSEENVELQSPLLTSESDLSPADAQRRPTRCSRSPENTSTRSRKDKCGERHHERELSGSREGSSRSSRTHSSSHGRKHPLSKESNRKRRREKKSSHHTSSCWHSYSHYSQRDSSRRCYTETCSSYTSYYRSVHRSRSQSHGRRRSRDRQDRRRSRSNSRIKSSSYNHHDRRHSRNNSRIKSSNHQDRSRSRSNSRINSSNRQDRSRSSSQSRINSSNRQDRSHSRSNSRINSSNRQDRSCSSSQSRINSSNRQDRSRSRSNSRIKSSNHQDRSRSSSNSRINSSNRQDRSRSRSNSRINSSNCQDRSHSRSNSRINSSNRQDRSHSRSNSRINSSNHQDRSRSRSNSRINSSNRQDRSHSRSNSRINSSNHQDRSRSSSQSRINSSNRQDRSHSRSNSRINSSNRQDRSHSRSNSRINSSNRQDRSHSMSNSRINSSSHQTSHHDDPGRKKKYKTKHREESSRKSSSQLFTDSVDDGAKKKKKKHKKFKRKSRSPSIDERSEGHGRKHHKKKKKHKRKSRRHSNEERVGKNSPVLITIPSDSDNTDPSEPSARDISAADSTVTITNSATETQPLDVEQESAAGAECSSAGDAGNRPQTD encoded by the exons ATGGCATCACCGCAGATGAAGGAGCGTCCATCGGGCGTCGTGTTAAACACTATATCAAAAGGAGCATCTCCAGAATCCAAATGCCCGATATGTCTGGATCACTTCAAAAACATATCGTACCTAGATGTGTGCCTGCATAAGTTCTGCTTCTGCTGCATCCGCGAGTGGTCGAAGAACAAAGCTGAGTGCCCTTTATGCAAGCAgccatttaattcaatttatcaCACCATAAAGTCCGAAGATAACTACCAGAGGTTCGACCTGCGACCAACCGAAAATGGCTCATTTGGCAACATGGCAGGGCAGAGATTCCGTTATCGCACCACGCTCACCGGCGAGCGCAGACCAGCGGCGAGGAGAACGTCGCCCCCTCCTGACCACGGGGTCTTATTCGAGGGCCTGAGAGGATCTCTTCCTCAGCGGCACAATCGAGAACTCCACGGCATGTTAAGGAGGTTGGCagaggagagacagaggagagtgagagagggaaGGTCTCTGCGAAGTCTTCACGAGCAACAAACGGTTAAATTCAGACGGGCCTTGTACAGGAGAGGCGTGCGGGTCCAGAACGTGGAGGACGGTGGCCGTAGCAGGGACACTTCTGCAGAGTTCTTCAGAAGAAATCCTGCATGTCTCCACAGGCTTGTGCCTTGGGTGAGACGAGAGCTGACTGTCCTGTACGGTACTCACGGGTCGCTTGCCAACATAGTGCAGCACATCATCATGACTCTGATCACTCGGCATAACTTGGACGAGCAGGCTGTTCTGCATGAGCTCCGGCCCTTCTTGCTAACCCATACAGAGCACTTCCTGCACGAGTTTCTAAGCTTCGCTCGGTCCCCGTTCAACATGGAGGCGTATGACCAGCGCGCCGTTTACGACTTGCCTCGGCTTTCCGGAGAGAGCAGACTTTCGGAAACCTCTGTGATCGCCATCTCTGAGGACGAGAGCGATTCTTTAGTGTCAGGATCCCAGGATTATGCCCCTCCTAGTGTGACCTTAAGCCAAGCGCCGTGGGATGATGAGACCCCAGGGCCATCCTACTCCTCAGAGCCGTCTCAGGTGTTACCTTTCCATGTGAGGGACTCGGATTCTGATAGTAGCGTAGGGGAGGCAGTAGTGTCTGTCGCCGCTGTGCCACATCAGGACCGTCTGGATAATCCTGGCACTGTTGCTGTAGAAGAGGAGCATTCCTCTGGCAGTGATGAAGACTGTGTGATTATCGGATTTGTTAAGCCAGTGTCAGAAAGGACACCGGAACTGGTCCTGCTTTCCTCTGATTCAGAACATTCCGAGGAGAATGTAGAGCTGCAGAGCCCTCTTTTAACTTCAGAGTCTGATCTGTCTCCCGCAGACGCTCAGAGGAGGCCGACGAGATGCTCTCGCTCGCCTGAGAACACCTCTACTCGCTCAAGAAAAGATAAATGTGGTGAAAGGCATCATGAGAGAGAGCTGTCGGGATCTAGAGAAGGATCCTCACGCAGCAGTAGGACTCACTCCTCCTCTCATGGCCGGAAGCACCCATTGTCTAAAGAGAGCAATCGTAAGCGGAgacgagaaaaaaagtcaagtcaCCACACCTCGTCATGTTGGCATTCATATAGCCATTACAGTCAAAGAGACAGCAGCAGGAGATGTTATACAGAGACATGCTCTTCCTACACCAGCTATTACAGAAGTGTACATCGCTCTCGTTCTCAGTCGCATGGTAGAAGGCGAAGCAGGGACCGTCAGGACAGAAGACGCTCAAGGAGCAATTCTAGAATCAAGTCCAGCTCCTACAACCATCATGACAGAAGACACTCAAGAAACAATTCTAGAATCAAATCTTCCAACCATCAGGACAGAAGTCGTTCGAGGAGTAATTCTAGAATCAACTCTTCCAACCGTCAG GACAGAAGTCGCTCAAGCAGCCAATCTAGAATCAACTCTTCCAACCGTCAGGACAGAAGTCACTCGAGGAGCAATTCTAGAATCAACTCTTCCAACCGTCAGGACAGAAGTTGCTCAAGCAGCCAATCTAGAATCAACTCTTCCAACCGTCAGGACAGAAGTCGCTCGAGGAGCAATTCTAGAATCAAATCTTCCAACCATCAGGACAGAAGTCGCTCAAGTAGCAATTCTAGAATCAACTCTTCCAACCGTCAGGACAGAAGTCGCTCGAGGAGCAATTCTAGAATCAACTCTTCCAATTGTCAGGACAGAAGTCACTCGAGGAGCAATTCTAGAATCAACTCTTCCAACCGTCAGGACAGAAGTCACTCAAGGAGCAATTCTAGAATCAACTCTTCCAATCATCAGGACAGAAGTCGCTCGAGGAGCAATTCTAGAATCAACTCTTCCAACCGTCAGGACAGAAGTCACTCAAGGAGCAATTCTAGAATCAACTCTTCCAATCATCAGGACAGAAGTCGCTCAAGCAGCCAATCTAGAATCAACTCTTCCAACCGTCAGGACAGAAGTCACTCGAGGAGTAATTCTAGAATCAACTCTTCCAATCGTCAGGACAGAAGTCACTCGAGGAGTAATTCTAGAATCAACTCTTCCAATCGTCAGGACAGAAGTCACTCGATGAGCAATTCTAGAATCAACTCCAGCTCACATCAGACATCACATCATGATGATCCTGGCaggaaaaagaaatacaaaacaaagcaTCGTGAGGAATCCTCAAGGAAAAGTTCAAGTCAATTGTTCACCGATTCTGTTGATGAtggtgcaaaaaagaaaaaaaagaagcacaaaaaGTTCAAGAGGAAAAGTAGGAGTCCAAGCATAGATGAAAGATCTGAGGGTCACGGTCGGAAACatcacaagaagaagaagaaacacaagAGGAAGAGCAGGAGACATAGTAATGAGGAGAGGGTGGGGAAAAACAGCCCAGTTCTCATTACAATTCCTAGTGACAGTGACAATACTGACCCCAGTGAACCCTCAGCCAGGGATATCAGTGCAGCTGACTCCACCGTCACAATAACAAACAGTGCCACAGAAACTCAGCCGCTAGACGTGGAGCAAGAGTCAGCTGCTGGAGCTGAATGTAGTTCTGCGGGTGATGCAGGGAATCGTCCCCAGACAGATTAA